One part of the Gossypium raimondii isolate GPD5lz chromosome 1, ASM2569854v1, whole genome shotgun sequence genome encodes these proteins:
- the LOC105786268 gene encoding uncharacterized protein LOC105786268, whose product MVKSKQRQLGLKHSNKKNARGGRLGTSYPNFELDLLGEDGWVVVKKQRVTILIPPLPSSKKSKMANQGPGQLQGQKKEDVQKSPKSTPLAHKMGMEIARQQISTSPTFPALGPGVEEPKKPGGVVALKSHNKIVKSVRSMHCPNAAFSGSMLLNRRLRVSNLERKLQQAGGLTRWLKSLGLGQFVRIFQAKSINKFQLVNLNMQKLKDMGADAVGPRRKLIHAIDCVCQPLCFKA is encoded by the coding sequence ATGGTGAAATCAAAGCAAAGACAGCTCGGATTGAAgcattcaaacaaaaaaaatgctCGAGGTGGCCGCTTAGGCACTTCATATCCCAACTTTGAATTGGATCTGCTTGGAGAAGATGGTTGGGTTGTAGTTAAAAAGCAGAGAGTCACCATTCTTATACCTCCATTACCTTCCTCTAAGAAATCAAAAATGGCAAACCAAGGACCTGGTCAATTGCAAGGCCAGAAAAAGGAGGATGTTCAAAAGTCTCCTAAATCCACTCCATTGGCTCATAAAATGGGTATGGAAATTGCTAGACAACAAATTTCAACTTCACCCACGTTTCCAGCTCTGGGTCCTGGAGTGGAGGAACCAAAGAAACCTGGTGGAGTGGTTGCTTTGAAATCTCATAATAAAATTGTCAAGAGTGTAAGATCAATGCATTGTCCTAATGCTGCCTTTTCAGGGAGCATGTTACTGAATCGAAGGCTAAGGGTTTCAAATCTTGAGAGAAAGCTTCAACAAGCTGGTGGCCTTACCAGGTGGTTGAAATCACTAGGATTAGGTCAGTTTGTAAGGATATTTCAAGCAAAAAGTATCAATAAATTCCAGTTAGTGAATCTAAATATGCAAAAGCTAAAGGATATGGGTGCAGATGCAGTAGGTCCAAGGAGAAAATTGATCCATGCTATTGACTGTGTCTGTCAGCCGCTTTGTTTCAAGGCCTGA